The genomic window TATATCCTGATATAATTGAGAAAGTAGCTGTTTTATTATATTACATAGTCAACAATCATCCTTTTATAGATGGAAATAAAAGGACTGCATTTGTAGTTGCGTTAACAGTTTTTGTTGCTAACGGCTACTCACTAAAATTTACTCAGGCAGAGGTTATTAAATTTATGTTGAATGTAGCCAGCGGAGGCTCAAACTATCAGCAGATTACCAAGTGGTTTACAGAACATTTAGAAACAAAGTAAATTAATATTTTAAGTGAACATCATCAATATAATGAACCGCTTAGAGTTACTAATATCGTGGTAGAAGAAGCAAAAGAATGTCTCAATGACAGTCAGTATGTTATATCCAAAGAGGAATGGTCAAGTTGGAAAGAACACTCCGAATATTCTCATAATCTCAGAGAAAAATTTAATTGGGATACATTTAAAGATGTTATTAATCATCCAGAAGCAGATCGCATTGATTTAGTATCAGATTCGGCCACTTTTTTAGAAAGTATAAGGAATTTTAATAGAAATAAAGCGGATTACAGTATTTCAGTTGATATCTTTGATGAGTATAACAACCTTAAAAAAACAAACGTTGTTAATGTATACCTAGAACTTGTTGAGGGAGAATGGAAAGTTGTAGGGGGGTAGTTTTAATTATTATTAATAATTCCAGTAATTATTTTAATCTTTTCTAATCTAACGTATCTTACGAATCACCAATTTTGCAAACTATTATAAAAATTATAGCCAATAATTGAACTTATAATTAAACTAATAAGGCCAGCTAAAACAATAGACATAATCATGTATTGCTTATTATTGAAAAAATATATAGAGGCACTTAATAATATTAGCTTATATAAAACAGAAGTAAATCCATAATTAAAATAATATCCTTGAATGTGGCCTGATGGCCAATTATACATAAATTTAATTTGACCTATTAGTCCTAACATATTACTAAGACTTATTATTACGATTAATAAGGTCAATACTTTTAAAGCAATCTTATTATTCGAGTTAATTTCACTTTCCATTTAAACACTTCCAATTCCAATAAAACTACAATTAATACTTATTTTACAGGTTTGAAACAGATAAGTCATTTGTTTTTGTGGTCTTTTATAACATAAAAGGTTTTTAATGACAAATGACTTGTATGATCTAATGTTGTCATTTAAAATATACATACTTGTATATATAAGGGAGTTTCGAGGAGGATACTAATAATGAAAAAGTTTTTAATGGTTTTGATAGTAATGTTTTTGGCGTTTGGAGCTCTTGCATGTGATGATCCAACTACTCAAACTCTTAATGAAACAAATGGTAGTGAAGTTGTTGATACAGAAGAAACAAATGATGAAACAAACTATGACAAAGTAAGTACATATATGAAAGAAGAATGTATAGAAGCTTTTTCTCCGTACTATGAGTTGTTAGATTTTAAAATAACCGATTATCAAGAAGAAGTTGTGAATGGACATGTTGAAGCTGTTTTTTTCTACAAGCTAATAGTTAAAAATTATGATAAAGACCCAGATACAGTTGGATATATTAAAGAGGCGAAGGAAAGAGGCGATAAAAACTATCAACAATTGTATGATGAATATTTACAGCCAAGAGAAATGAACTTTCATTTAAAAGCTATTATTTGTGAAAATGATTCAATAACTTTATATTCAAATATTGACCCCAAAGGGATCGAATGGGAAGAAACGAAAATGACTGATTTTATTCTTGAAGACAGGTAAGGTTATAAAAGGTAGGGAGGCCAAAATGTCGAACAATACTAAAATTTATTTAATAATTATTTTATTATTTACAACTACTATAAGTGGTTTTATGCTTTATCAAGAAAAAAAGAATAATCAGTGGCAGTATGAAGGCTTTTTAAATCGTTTTTACTTTGAGTTGATGGATACAATATCACTTATAGATTCCACAGTATCTAAAGATTTAGATGAGGATAGGCTGACTAAAAATTTAATAAATATTAATAATAATTTAGAAAGATTACATTTATCATTAGACATAGCTAATCGGAGTATTCATACTGATATTCGCCGACATACTAGGCTTTTTGCACATCATCCTGTAACGCAGTTCGCAGAAAATGGTCAATTAGATGAGGATGAAAAACGTTACTTGTTAGGTATAAAAGAATTTCTAGAATCAATTCACAAAGGTTTATATTCTGAAGAAACTAATCAAGAAAATCCTAATATCAGCATAGAAGAGTTTAACGAAATTATTGAAAATAGTACAAATTCAATAGTTAAATAACCCAACCCCCGATTTACGGGGGCTGGGTTTGAGAAGGATTGTAAAAGATTGTTATTTAATTATGTCTTCACTTCTTGTTAATGGTTCAGTTAGATCACTATGTCCTAGAGTTTCTAGCACTTCGTCTTCTACTAATATCTGTACTTTTTCGATTTCACTTAATTCAGTTAGGGAGTTTATTATGGAATATAGTGTCATGGCCTCTCCTGCAGTGCCTCCCCAGTGGTTTGTAACAAATTCTTGTGAGAAGTTTACATAAGCTATGTTTTGTTCAATTTCTACTCCAAGTAGTTTAGTTTCATCTGGAATAGTTTGAAATAAATCCTGCTGTTCTGGGCCGTTAATAAGTTCTTCAACTACTTTACTAGCTACTAAAGAAGTATCCTCTTTGTCTTCAACTTCTACATCTCTTTGTTCTGCAACTAAAAATTGTGCTTGATCATCGGAAAAGTAAAGTGTTAATTCTACAACTGCATTTGTTTCACCATCTGGTTTTGGGTCTGGGTCTCCTACTTGAGTACTTTCTCCACATCCACTTAAAGTAATTATACTAGCTAGGAAAATTGTCAGTACAGCTACGGTTAAAATAGTTTTTTGTTTCATTTGCATCACCCTTTCTTTTATTTGTCTTAATTATAGAACCAGAATGTTACAGAAGTATGACATAAAATAGTGAAATTGTTACAGCATTATTAAAACATAGCCATTTTCTTTGCTTACCTACTACTTTAAGAATTTATTTTATTAAAGTTTAAAATCCCCTGGTTGTGGAAAAAATAACCTTGTAAGAGAGGTGATATTTTGTTTATAGCTAAAAAAGTAGAAGGGATTAAAGATAAGGTGTTTAAATCTAATAGTAGAAGTAAAGCTAATAGTATTGTAGTTAATGTACCTTACCACCGAAGAAAGGATGAAGATTCAGTGGATAATCTTATAAAACAACTTGCAGGTGATATAGTTTCTAGATTAGATAGTCTTGAAGAAGAAGCTGATTTAGACAGATATATTGATATACCTGATACAGAGTTACAAAATGAAGCTTTAAAGTTAAAGTATGAAATTAATAAGCTAAAATCTTATTTAAATAATCTGTAAATATAGATGCCGTGGGGTTAGGTTTATTTTTTTGGGGAGTTGGTTTTTGTGTTTAATCTTTTGTTGAGTAAAAATTTATTTAATATGGATCTTTTAGAAGTAACCCCAAATGTATATCCAACTATTGATGTAGGATTAGTTAATAGTAGTAGGTACTGGGATAAGGTCGAGTTATGTTCAGTACCTGCTCTAAGTGGTATTAAAGAACCATTTTGTACTGTAAATAAACACATCGATTCAGATATTGTTAAATGCTTTGGGACAGATGAACCTGAGGCAGATAATTATATTCTTCATTATTCTTCTGGATGGAATACAAATCGCAATAAATATCCGCTTCTTTTAGTTCATGGAGCAGGTTTGGATGCAAATAGTTATACTAATCTATATGGTCTAGGGTTTGAAGGCTTACAGCAAAAATTAGTAAAACTAGGCTATCGGGTTTTTGCTATCACTTTTTCTCATTCACACGGTAATAATTTTTATCAAGCAGAGCAATTATGTGCTGCTATTAATAAAATTAAAAAAGAAACTAAGTGCGAGCAAGTAGATATTGTAGCTCATAGTAAAGGTGGCATACCGGTACAAATTTATTTATCTTCATTAGGTTATAACTCTTATCAAGGTGATGTTAGAAGTTATCTAATGTTAGGAACGCCAAATTACGGGATTGATTATCTTTTTCGTAATCCTTTACTTAATTATTTTATTTACACATTAGGAGCTAATGGTGTAATTGTGTGGGATAAAATTATGTCATTTGCAACTGTATTAGATGTTACTGAAAGATCTATATATAAGGAAGGGTATTTTCCCGGCCAAGCGCAGATAGCTTATCGTTGGGATGAAACCTATCCTCTTGATACTTTACAGCAGGATTGGTGGACTACCTATTATGGTGGTAGTGGTTTGCTAGGCAATTCTCAAGGAATTGATAAAGCTATTCGTGATGGGGGATTTTTAATAAAAAGGTTAAATAATAAAGGGTTAGAACCCGGTATAAATATTGCAACTTTAGCAGGAAATAATGTTTTTGAAGGAGTTGCTTTCAACGTTTCTGGTCCTAGTGATGGCTTAGTATTTATTGATAGTGCTTTATATACTGATGGTATGACTAAACGAGGAGCAAAGCTGTTAGACAAAACAATTCTTCCTTTGAATCATATGGAATTACTTTATGATAATCGAGTTGCTAGATGGATTGATATGCAACTTTCTAATAAATAATTAAGTGAGATTAGAAATATTTATATACTGCTAATAATGTATACATTATTAAACCCGCCTTAGTTATTGTCACATGCAAAACGAATTTATATAATAAGATGTAGTTTTATGTAAAACGTAATGTAATAGTTAGAGAAAACGGTCTAACGCATTCATTTTCGTTGTATTAATAAAAGATGACAAGGAGGAAGGAAATATGGGAGCTGGGGAATATAACCCTTTAGAAAATGCACAAGAGCAATTTGATGGAGTGGCAGAGATAATAGGTTTAGATGAAGCAACTAGGCAGTTGCTACGTGAACCTATGCGGGAATACCATTTTTTAATTCCTGTAAAAATGGATGACGGTAGTACTCAGGTTTTTAAGGGTTTTAGAGTACAGCATAATGATGCCAAGGGTCCTGCTAAAGGTGGTATCCGATTTCACCCGGAAGAAACAGCTGATACAGTAAGAGCTTTAGCTATGTGGATGACATGGAAATGTGCTGTTGTAGATATACCTTTAGGTGGTGGTAAAGGTGGAATTATATGTGACCCTCGTAATTTAAGTGAAAATGAACAGGAAAGATTGTGTAGAGGCTGGGTAAGAGCAGTAGCAAAGGATGTAGGTCCTTTTGTTGATGTTCCAGCTCCTGATGTTATGTCTAGTGCTAAACATATGCTATGGATGCTTGATGAGTACGAGACTATTCATGGTGGAAGATACCCAGGGTTTATTACTGGAAAACCTGTAGGTATGGGCGGTTCTTTAGGTAGAACTGAGGCGACAGGATATGGTGCAATTTATACTTTAAGAGAAGCATTAAAGGAAGAAAATGTAGACCCAGCAACTACAAGTGCTAGTTTTCAAGGTTTTGGTAATGTCGCTCAATATGCAGCTAGATTATACCTTGAGCTTGGAGGAAAAGTTATTGCTGTTTCAAGTTGGGATCATGCAGATAAAAAAGCATATACATTCCGTAATGCAAATGGAATTGATATTGAAAAGTTAATAGAAGCTACAGATACCTTTGGAAGTGTGGATAAGGATAAGGCTCGTGAACTAGGCTGTGAGATTTTAGATGAAAATGCTTGGCTAGAGCAAGATGTAGACATTTTAATTCCATCAGCTTTAGAAAATCAGATTACTGCTAAAAATGTAGATAAAATTAGTTCCCAAGTAAAATTTATAGTAGAAGGTGCTAATGGACCGACTACACCTGATGCTGATGTAGCAATAAAAGAACGCGGTATATTTATGATTCCTGATTTTCTAGCTAATGCTGGAGGCGTTACCTGTAGTTATTTTGAACAGGTTCAGTCTAATACTAATTATTTCTGGGAAAAAGACGAAGTGTTAGAAAAGCTAGATACAAAGATGACTGCGGCGTTTAAAGCTGTATATGAGCTTTCTAAGAGAAATAATCTATATATGAGGGATGCAGCATATGTGATTTCTATCAATCGTGTAGCTCAAGCTGTAAAGATGCGTGGTTGGGCTTAATAAAAAACTTATGCCTAAATCTTTTTTAATGCTTTAACGCGTTGACACAATTAAAATGCTTTGCTAATATCAAACATATAATAAAATAATTGTGAAACTCGAAAGTGTGTCTAGGGTTCCGCATATTTATGGACTGGTCCAAGTGACACAGATGCGAAAGCATTACACCGTATAGGGATAAAAGCCCAGGCGGATAGGTTTCGAAATGAAACTATCCATCTGGGCTTATAGTTTTTTTGACTATTTTGGTTAAAACTAAACAAAAGAATAAGGAGTGTGTTTTTAATGGCAAAAGTAGGAATAATTATGGGTAGTGATTCAGATTTAGGAATTATGAAGGGTGCATGTGATATTTTAGATCAATTTGGTGTAGAGTATGAAATTAATGTTTCCTCGGCCCATAGGGTGCCTGATAGAACTGCTGAAATTGCATCAACAGCTGTTGATCGTGGAATTGATGTAATAATTGCAGCCGCTGGCGTGGCAGCGCATCTTCCAGGCGTTGTAGCAGCACATACACCAGTTCCTGTAATTGGAGTACCTATTAAATCAGGTGCATTATCAGGAGTAGATGCACTTTACGCAATTGTTCAAATGCCTAAAGGTATACCTGTAGCTACAGTTGCTATAGATGGTAGTGCTAATGCTGCGCTTTTAGCTTTACAGATGATTGGCATTAAAGATAAAGGTATAAAGGAAAAAATGATAGCTTACAAAGAAAAGATGGCTAGTGATGTATTAGCAAAAGATAAGAAACTACAAGAACTTGGAGTGGAAGGTTACTTAAAAGATAAGGAGAAGAAGTAATGATTGCACGGTATACTCTGCCTGAAATGGGTGCAATGTGGTCAGAAGAAACTAAACTTAATAATTGGCTTAAAATTGAAATAGCTGCTTGTGAGGGTTGGGCAAAACTAGGCAAAATACCAAAAGAATCAGTTGAAAATATAAAACAAAAAGCAAATTTTGAGGTTAAAAGAGTAAAAGAAATTGAAGCAGAAGTACATCACGATGTAATAGCATTTTTAACTAATGTTGCAGAATATGTAGGTGAAGATTCGAAGTATATTCATTTAGGAATGACATCTTCTGATATTTTAGATACCGGAATTGCTATGCAAATGAGAGATTCAGCTGATTTAATATTGGATAAGCTTGAAAAGCTAAAAAGCAAACTAGAACAGCAGGCTATTAAACATAAATATACCATGATAATTGGTAGAACCCATGGAGTTCATGGTGAACCTACTACTTTTGGACTTAAAATGGCATTGTGGTATACCGAAATAGAGAGAAGTATTGAGAGATTAAATAATGCAAAGCAAGTAATATCTTATGGAGCCATATCAGGAGCAGTAGGTAATTTTGCTCATTTAGATCCAAGAGTAGAAGAATATGTTTGTGAAAACCTAGGCTTAACTCCATGTAAGGTCTCTACGCAAATAATTCAACGAGATCGTCATGCAGAATATGTATCTACTTTAGCTATAGTAGCTAGCACATTAGAAAAAATGGCTACTGAAATCCGCAATTTGCAAAGAACGGATATTTTAGAGGTAGAAGAACCATTTGCGAAAAAACAAAAAGGGTCTTCTGCTATGCCTCATAAGAGGAATCCAATGATTAGTGAAAGAGTAGCAGGTTTGGCTAGAGTTATTAGAGGAAATGCAATAGCAGCTATGGAAAATGTAGCCCTTTGGCATGAAAGAGATTTAACTCATTCATCTGTTGAGAGAATTATCATTCCAGATAGCTGTATATTGCTTGATTATATGCTAGATAAATTTATAAATGTTGTTGCAGGTCTAGTAGTTTATGAAGACAATATGCTTGATAATATAAATAATACTAGAGGATTAGTATTTTCCCAACAGCTAATGCTTGCACTAGTAGATAAAGGACTTTTAAGAGAAGAAGCGTATGAATTAGTACAAAGAAATGCTATGAAGAGCTGGACAGGAAAACTAGATTTCAAAGCATTAGTACAAAATGATGAAGATATAGCAAAACTTATTTCAAAAGATGAATTAGAAAAAGTATTTGACTTTAATATATATACCGAAAAGGTAGATTTTATTTTGGATAGATGTGATCTTAAAACAGACAATTAATGGTTTCTTAGTAAAGTAGGTGGTAAAATACTACCTTTTTATATAGGAGGAAAACTTAATGTTTAATGAATTAGAAGAAAAATTTAAAGATGAGTGTGGTGTATTTGGCATATACCTCAATGAGCCTGATAGTAGAACAGATGCGGC from Candidatus Syntrophocurvum alkaliphilum includes these protein-coding regions:
- a CDS encoding type II toxin-antitoxin system death-on-curing family toxin produces the protein MIKWIDLDTVLEIHQKVIKSTGGSNGVRDLNALDSAIYSPLATFDKQELYPDIIEKVAVLLYYIVNNHPFIDGNKRTAFVVALTVFVANGYSLKFTQAEVIKFMLNVASGGSNYQQITKWFTEHLETK
- a CDS encoding GerMN domain-containing protein, translated to MKQKTILTVAVLTIFLASIITLSGCGESTQVGDPDPKPDGETNAVVELTLYFSDDQAQFLVAEQRDVEVEDKEDTSLVASKVVEELINGPEQQDLFQTIPDETKLLGVEIEQNIAYVNFSQEFVTNHWGGTAGEAMTLYSIINSLTELSEIEKVQILVEDEVLETLGHSDLTEPLTRSEDIIK
- a CDS encoding esterase/lipase family protein, with product MSKNLFNMDLLEVTPNVYPTIDVGLVNSSRYWDKVELCSVPALSGIKEPFCTVNKHIDSDIVKCFGTDEPEADNYILHYSSGWNTNRNKYPLLLVHGAGLDANSYTNLYGLGFEGLQQKLVKLGYRVFAITFSHSHGNNFYQAEQLCAAINKIKKETKCEQVDIVAHSKGGIPVQIYLSSLGYNSYQGDVRSYLMLGTPNYGIDYLFRNPLLNYFIYTLGANGVIVWDKIMSFATVLDVTERSIYKEGYFPGQAQIAYRWDETYPLDTLQQDWWTTYYGGSGLLGNSQGIDKAIRDGGFLIKRLNNKGLEPGINIATLAGNNVFEGVAFNVSGPSDGLVFIDSALYTDGMTKRGAKLLDKTILPLNHMELLYDNRVARWIDMQLSNK
- a CDS encoding Glu/Leu/Phe/Val family dehydrogenase, which gives rise to MGAGEYNPLENAQEQFDGVAEIIGLDEATRQLLREPMREYHFLIPVKMDDGSTQVFKGFRVQHNDAKGPAKGGIRFHPEETADTVRALAMWMTWKCAVVDIPLGGGKGGIICDPRNLSENEQERLCRGWVRAVAKDVGPFVDVPAPDVMSSAKHMLWMLDEYETIHGGRYPGFITGKPVGMGGSLGRTEATGYGAIYTLREALKEENVDPATTSASFQGFGNVAQYAARLYLELGGKVIAVSSWDHADKKAYTFRNANGIDIEKLIEATDTFGSVDKDKARELGCEILDENAWLEQDVDILIPSALENQITAKNVDKISSQVKFIVEGANGPTTPDADVAIKERGIFMIPDFLANAGGVTCSYFEQVQSNTNYFWEKDEVLEKLDTKMTAAFKAVYELSKRNNLYMRDAAYVISINRVAQAVKMRGWA
- the purE gene encoding 5-(carboxyamino)imidazole ribonucleotide mutase; translation: MAKVGIIMGSDSDLGIMKGACDILDQFGVEYEINVSSAHRVPDRTAEIASTAVDRGIDVIIAAAGVAAHLPGVVAAHTPVPVIGVPIKSGALSGVDALYAIVQMPKGIPVATVAIDGSANAALLALQMIGIKDKGIKEKMIAYKEKMASDVLAKDKKLQELGVEGYLKDKEKK
- the purB gene encoding adenylosuccinate lyase, coding for MIARYTLPEMGAMWSEETKLNNWLKIEIAACEGWAKLGKIPKESVENIKQKANFEVKRVKEIEAEVHHDVIAFLTNVAEYVGEDSKYIHLGMTSSDILDTGIAMQMRDSADLILDKLEKLKSKLEQQAIKHKYTMIIGRTHGVHGEPTTFGLKMALWYTEIERSIERLNNAKQVISYGAISGAVGNFAHLDPRVEEYVCENLGLTPCKVSTQIIQRDRHAEYVSTLAIVASTLEKMATEIRNLQRTDILEVEEPFAKKQKGSSAMPHKRNPMISERVAGLARVIRGNAIAAMENVALWHERDLTHSSVERIIIPDSCILLDYMLDKFINVVAGLVVYEDNMLDNINNTRGLVFSQQLMLALVDKGLLREEAYELVQRNAMKSWTGKLDFKALVQNDEDIAKLISKDELEKVFDFNIYTEKVDFILDRCDLKTDN